One region of Rhodophyticola sp. CCM32 genomic DNA includes:
- the lnt gene encoding apolipoprotein N-acyltransferase, producing the protein MAAAPRALHWLAARSLSQAGLLALIAGLSGGLGQAPFDLWYLAIPGFAALVLLVASAPVVRRAGALALIGGSAYFAVALCWIVEPFFVDAARHGWMAPFAILFLSVGLALFWMAAGWASSRLVGRGGLLRRAMAFAAFLALVEYARATVLTGFPWAHPGHILIDTPLLMGAALIGPHGLTLLVLVLAVVLAVLLARFGMLAALGAAAPIVAVMMLAAFPPGPVTAIDAPVIRLIQPNAPQHLKWRPDMIPVFFERAVTLTAEPPQIAGREPALVIWPETSLPVPLNQSEDWRAVISQAAGPVPVILGAQRLEGVSARNALVVLDASGAIAAVYDKHHLVPFGEYMPFGDALAGLGIRGFATVLQAGYRPGDGPASLDLGDLGQAFAMICYETIFPGYIRQVPRPDWMVQITNDAWFGEFSGPYQHLALARLRAAEQGLPLLRAANTGVSALIDARGQVVRFLPLGEAGVLDVALPPPLPPTFYARSGDWPVLFVILITLAGIVVTGRRDRH; encoded by the coding sequence GTGGCGGCAGCCCCCCGTGCGCTGCATTGGCTGGCGGCCCGGTCCTTGTCGCAGGCGGGCCTGTTGGCGCTGATTGCGGGCCTGTCCGGGGGGCTTGGGCAGGCACCGTTTGACCTGTGGTATCTGGCGATCCCCGGATTTGCGGCGCTGGTTCTGCTGGTCGCGTCAGCGCCGGTAGTCAGGCGTGCCGGGGCTCTGGCGCTGATTGGCGGCAGTGCGTATTTCGCCGTGGCGCTGTGCTGGATTGTCGAGCCGTTCTTTGTGGATGCCGCACGCCACGGCTGGATGGCGCCCTTTGCCATTCTGTTCCTGTCGGTCGGGCTGGCCCTGTTCTGGATGGCTGCCGGATGGGCCTCGTCCCGGCTGGTTGGCCGGGGCGGGCTGTTGCGGCGCGCGATGGCCTTTGCGGCGTTTCTGGCGCTGGTGGAATATGCGCGCGCTACGGTTCTGACCGGTTTTCCCTGGGCCCATCCCGGCCATATCCTGATTGACACGCCTCTGCTGATGGGTGCTGCGCTGATCGGGCCTCATGGCCTGACCCTGCTGGTTCTGGTTCTGGCGGTGGTTTTGGCCGTCCTGCTGGCCCGGTTCGGAATGCTGGCCGCCCTTGGTGCCGCGGCGCCGATTGTCGCGGTCATGATGCTGGCGGCCTTCCCGCCGGGGCCTGTGACGGCCATAGATGCCCCGGTGATCCGGCTGATCCAGCCCAATGCGCCGCAGCATCTGAAATGGCGGCCTGATATGATCCCGGTGTTTTTTGAGCGTGCCGTAACCCTGACCGCTGAACCGCCACAGATTGCGGGCCGGGAACCTGCGCTGGTGATCTGGCCCGAGACGTCATTGCCGGTTCCTTTGAACCAGTCCGAAGACTGGCGTGCTGTGATCTCTCAGGCGGCGGGGCCGGTGCCGGTGATCCTGGGCGCACAGCGTCTGGAAGGGGTGAGCGCCCGCAACGCGCTGGTGGTGCTGGATGCGTCAGGTGCGATTGCGGCGGTATATGACAAACATCATCTGGTGCCGTTTGGGGAGTATATGCCGTTCGGGGATGCGCTGGCCGGTCTTGGTATTCGGGGCTTCGCCACGGTTCTTCAGGCCGGGTATCGCCCGGGCGATGGCCCGGCATCGCTGGATCTTGGCGATCTGGGTCAGGCCTTTGCGATGATCTGTTACGAGACGATTTTCCCCGGATATATCCGTCAGGTGCCGCGCCCGGACTGGATGGTCCAGATCACCAATGATGCCTGGTTCGGTGAATTTTCGGGGCCGTATCAGCATCTGGCCCTGGCGCGCCTGCGCGCGGCGGAACAGGGCCTGCCACTGCTGAGGGCGGCCAATACAGGCGTGTCGGCGCTGATCGACGCGCGCGGGCAGGTGGTGCGCTTCCTGCCGCTTGGCGAAGCGGGCGTGCTGGATGTGGCCCTGCCACCGCCCTTGCCGCCCACGTTTTATGCGCGCAGCGGCGATTGGCCGGTGC
- a CDS encoding hemolysin family protein, whose protein sequence is MSSTPDPSSSAAQGAPQTDELPERKTGFFARLFGTTPKSDTNRMNGIQVPPPEDDPEAALPVAGMSNLRRLRVEDVAIPRVEIISVSCDMEQDDLVAVFRESGLTRLPVYDGTLDTPIGMVHLKDVALRFGFNGGGEGFSLRTMLRPLLYAPPSMPIGVLLQKMQTDRTHMALVIDEYGGVDGLVTIEDLIEQVIGEIEDEHDVEEDLPWVQEKPGSYLALSRASLEEFEAEAGLKLLDEGDEDEIDTLGGLVFVLTGRVPVRGEVIPHPSGAEFEVVDADPRRIKRLRVRLPKGG, encoded by the coding sequence ATGAGCTCAACCCCTGACCCGTCGTCTAGTGCAGCGCAGGGCGCGCCTCAGACGGATGAGTTGCCAGAGAGAAAAACCGGCTTTTTTGCCCGGCTTTTTGGCACGACCCCCAAATCAGACACCAATAGGATGAACGGCATCCAGGTGCCGCCCCCGGAGGATGACCCGGAGGCGGCATTGCCCGTGGCTGGCATGTCCAATCTGCGCCGGTTGCGGGTGGAGGATGTGGCGATTCCACGGGTGGAGATCATCTCGGTCTCCTGCGATATGGAACAGGATGATCTGGTGGCGGTGTTCCGCGAAAGCGGCCTGACACGTTTGCCGGTTTATGACGGCACGCTGGATACGCCCATCGGCATGGTGCATCTGAAGGATGTGGCGTTGCGGTTTGGCTTCAATGGCGGTGGCGAGGGGTTTTCCCTGCGGACCATGTTGCGCCCGCTGTTATATGCGCCGCCCTCGATGCCGATCGGAGTGTTGTTGCAAAAGATGCAGACCGACCGGACCCATATGGCGCTGGTGATCGACGAATATGGCGGGGTGGACGGTCTGGTGACCATCGAGGACCTGATCGAGCAGGTGATCGGTGAGATCGAAGATGAACATGATGTGGAGGAAGACCTGCCCTGGGTGCAGGAAAAACCCGGGTCGTATCTGGCCTTGTCACGCGCGTCACTGGAGGAGTTTGAGGCAGAGGCCGGCCTGAAACTTCTGGATGAGGGCGACGAGGATGAGATCGACACCCTGGGCGGTCTGGTCTTTGTGCTGACCGGGAGAGTGCCGGTGCGGGGGGAGGTTATTCCCCACCCGTCGGGCGCGGAGTTTGAGGTTGTCGACGCGGATCCGCGCCGGATCAAGCGGCTGCGCGTGCGGCTTCCAAAAGGCGGCTGA
- the ybeY gene encoding rRNA maturation RNase YbeY, whose amino-acid sequence MGIECLIEDPAWEEVGLDGLAACACVAALDELGLAVARFEISVLGCSDARIAALNADFRARPQPTNVLSWPAEAVEVLPGEMPELPEVTETGPARELGDIAIAHGVCTRESAAAGKPFEHHVTHLLVHGTLHLLGFDHISDADAALMEGLETRILARLGVPDPY is encoded by the coding sequence GTGGGGATTGAATGTCTGATCGAGGACCCGGCCTGGGAAGAGGTGGGGCTGGACGGGCTGGCCGCGTGTGCCTGTGTGGCTGCGCTGGATGAATTGGGGCTGGCTGTTGCGCGGTTCGAGATCAGTGTGCTGGGCTGTTCGGATGCCCGCATTGCGGCGCTGAACGCTGATTTCCGTGCCAGACCGCAGCCGACCAATGTGTTGAGCTGGCCTGCCGAAGCTGTGGAGGTACTGCCCGGTGAGATGCCGGAATTGCCGGAGGTCACCGAAACCGGGCCAGCCCGTGAATTGGGGGATATCGCGATTGCCCATGGGGTTTGTACCCGTGAATCTGCGGCCGCCGGAAAGCCGTTTGAGCACCATGTCACCCATCTTCTGGTCCATGGCACGCTGCATCTGTTGGGTTTTGACCACATATCTGATGCAGATGCCGCCCTGATGGAGGGGTTGGAGACGCGCATCCTTGCAAGATTGGGTGTCCCTGACCCATATTGA
- a CDS encoding PhoH family protein, producing the protein MLLCAVKVATVDPSFCDEEFSLDLSTLSAPPSDPPVELLLEFPDNRLLIELCGEFDRNLAQIEHLMSVQILRRGNVLAVLGETRAEAAGVLHKLYERTEAGKTLEPGDIDAVVRLGNSAEGTGARDGDQIELFKGDPGDHLEIRTRKKTVEPRTQAQQAYVRALYSNELSFGIGPAGTGKTYLAVAVAVNQMINGHVDKIILSRPAVEAGERLGFLPGDMKDKVDPYMQPLYDALNDFLPGKQLAKLIEEKQIEIAPLAFMRGRTLSNAYVVLDEAQNATAMQMKMFLTRLGQGSRMVITGDRSQVDLPRGVSSGLRDAERILEGIGGISFNYFTAKDVVRHPMVAKIIEAYDADDPAV; encoded by the coding sequence ATGTTGCTTTGCGCCGTCAAGGTTGCCACAGTTGATCCAAGCTTTTGTGATGAGGAGTTCTCATTGGATCTGTCCACCCTGTCTGCGCCCCCGTCTGACCCTCCTGTGGAACTGCTGCTCGAATTTCCCGACAACCGGCTGCTGATCGAACTCTGTGGTGAGTTTGACCGCAATCTCGCACAGATCGAGCATCTGATGAGCGTGCAGATACTGCGCCGTGGCAATGTACTGGCAGTGCTGGGAGAGACCCGTGCCGAGGCGGCCGGAGTGCTTCACAAACTCTATGAGCGGACCGAAGCGGGCAAAACTCTGGAACCCGGGGATATTGATGCGGTGGTGCGGCTTGGCAATTCCGCAGAAGGCACGGGCGCGCGGGATGGCGACCAGATTGAATTGTTCAAGGGCGATCCGGGCGATCATCTTGAGATTCGCACCCGCAAGAAGACGGTGGAGCCGCGTACCCAGGCGCAACAGGCCTATGTACGGGCCCTGTATTCCAATGAGTTATCCTTTGGCATCGGGCCTGCAGGCACGGGCAAGACCTATCTGGCGGTGGCGGTGGCGGTGAACCAGATGATCAATGGTCATGTGGACAAGATCATCCTCAGCCGACCGGCGGTGGAGGCGGGGGAACGGCTGGGCTTTCTGCCCGGTGACATGAAGGACAAGGTCGACCCCTATATGCAGCCGCTTTATGACGCGCTGAATGATTTTCTGCCGGGCAAGCAACTGGCCAAGCTGATCGAGGAAAAGCAGATCGAGATCGCGCCTCTGGCCTTTATGCGGGGGCGCACCCTGTCGAATGCCTATGTGGTGCTGGACGAGGCGCAGAATGCCACCGCGATGCAGATGAAGATGTTTCTGACCCGTCTGGGCCAGGGCAGCCGGATGGTGATCACCGGCGACCGGAGCCAGGTTGATTTGCCGCGCGGTGTTTCAAGCGGCTTGCGCGATGCGGAGCGGATTCTGGAGGGGATCGGCGGGATCAGTTTCAATTATTTCACCGCCAAGGATGTGGTGCGGCACCCGATGGTGGCGAAAATCATCGAGGCGTATGATGCGGATGATCCGGCGGTTTAG
- a CDS encoding OmpA family protein, translated as MVTHFSSAFGSILKISLCGFVLGALALFLPAGAVQAQQAITGTVEPTIWIDPDGCHHWVADGGVEGYMEGRVNPQNGRPVCMALNTCAVMNTDVLFATDSARLTGSGRARLESFFRDAGAFAYAIYGHTDSRASDEYNIRLSQRRAASVAGVARGVGARVAREIGFGERQPVAPNNSAANMQQNRRVEIVCYR; from the coding sequence GTGGTGACACATTTCTCATCGGCCTTTGGGTCGATACTCAAGATAAGTTTATGTGGATTTGTACTTGGCGCGCTTGCGCTGTTTCTGCCCGCCGGGGCGGTGCAGGCACAGCAAGCCATCACCGGCACTGTGGAGCCGACGATCTGGATTGACCCGGACGGGTGTCATCACTGGGTCGCGGATGGCGGTGTGGAAGGCTATATGGAAGGCCGGGTAAATCCGCAAAACGGGCGGCCCGTCTGCATGGCGCTTAACACCTGCGCGGTGATGAATACCGATGTGCTGTTTGCAACCGACAGTGCGCGGCTGACCGGGTCGGGCCGGGCCCGGCTGGAAAGTTTTTTCCGCGATGCCGGCGCCTTTGCCTATGCGATTTACGGCCATACAGACAGCCGCGCCTCTGATGAATACAACATTCGCCTGTCGCAGCGCCGTGCGGCCTCGGTTGCCGGGGTGGCCCGGGGTGTGGGGGCCCGTGTGGCCCGCGAGATCGGGTTTGGGGAACGCCAGCCGGTCGCGCCGAACAATTCAGCGGCAAATATGCAGCAGAACCGGCGTGTTGAAATCGTGTGCTACAGGTGA
- the miaB gene encoding tRNA (N6-isopentenyl adenosine(37)-C2)-methylthiotransferase MiaB, translating into MTTPKKLYVKTYGCQMNVYDSERMAEALGSKGYVQTDTPDDADMILLNTCHIREKAAEKVYSELGRFRPLREANPDLKIGVAGCVAQAEGEEIMRRQPMVDLVVGPQTYHRLPAMIDRLAEGGKALDTDFPEEDKFAHLPKPRKAPRGPTAFLTVQEGCDKFCAFCVVPYTRGAEVSRPVDRLLREAEDLVARGVREITFLGQNVNAYHGAGPGGAEWGLARLIRRMADIDGLERIRFTTSHPNDMEDDLIAAFGDCDKLMPYLHLPVQSGSDRILKAMNRKHTAETYIRLIARIRDARPDLLLSGDFIVGFPGEEEEDFQATLGLVETVGYGQAYSFKYSARPGTPAAERAGVDEAEASDRLQRLQALLSRHQRAAQDGMVGREVKVLFEKPGRMPGQMVGKSDYLHAVHVEGPETLRGQIAPVRIVESSANSLAGLLI; encoded by the coding sequence ATGACCACGCCGAAAAAGCTTTATGTCAAAACCTATGGCTGTCAGATGAATGTCTATGACAGTGAACGTATGGCCGAGGCCCTTGGCAGCAAGGGCTATGTGCAGACGGACACGCCTGACGATGCGGATATGATCCTGCTGAACACCTGCCATATCCGCGAGAAGGCGGCCGAGAAAGTGTATTCCGAACTGGGCCGGTTCCGTCCCCTGCGCGAGGCAAACCCCGATCTGAAAATCGGGGTTGCGGGATGTGTTGCCCAGGCCGAGGGCGAAGAGATCATGCGCCGTCAGCCGATGGTTGATCTGGTTGTAGGACCGCAAACCTATCACCGTCTGCCCGCGATGATCGACAGGCTGGCCGAAGGTGGCAAGGCGCTGGATACGGATTTCCCCGAAGAGGATAAATTCGCCCATCTGCCGAAGCCCCGCAAAGCCCCGCGCGGGCCGACCGCGTTTCTGACGGTGCAGGAGGGATGTGACAAGTTCTGCGCTTTCTGTGTTGTGCCCTATACCCGCGGGGCCGAGGTCAGCCGACCGGTGGACCGTCTGCTGCGCGAAGCCGAGGATCTGGTGGCACGTGGCGTGCGCGAGATCACGTTTCTTGGTCAGAACGTGAATGCCTATCACGGGGCCGGGCCCGGCGGGGCGGAATGGGGGCTGGCGCGTCTGATCCGGCGGATGGCGGATATCGACGGGCTGGAGCGTATCCGTTTCACCACCTCCCACCCCAATGACATGGAGGATGACCTGATCGCCGCTTTCGGCGATTGCGACAAGCTGATGCCCTATCTGCATCTGCCGGTTCAGTCGGGCTCTGACCGTATTCTGAAGGCGATGAACCGCAAACATACTGCCGAGACCTATATCCGGCTGATCGCGCGTATCCGCGACGCCCGGCCCGATCTGTTGCTCTCGGGGGATTTCATCGTTGGTTTCCCGGGGGAGGAGGAAGAGGATTTTCAGGCCACGTTGGGCCTTGTGGAAACCGTGGGCTACGGGCAGGCCTATTCCTTCAAATATTCTGCCCGTCCCGGCACCCCGGCGGCGGAACGCGCAGGTGTCGATGAGGCCGAAGCCAGTGACCGGTTGCAACGTCTGCAGGCGCTTTTGTCGCGGCACCAGCGTGCGGCGCAGGATGGGATGGTTGGCCGCGAGGTGAAGGTTCTGTTTGAAAAGCCGGGGCGGATGCCGGGCCAGATGGTTGGCAAATCAGACTATCTGCATGCGGTGCATGTGGAGGGGCCCGAAACCCTGCGCGGGCAGATCGCCCCGGTCAGAATCGTTGAAAGCAGCGCGAATTCTCTGGCCGGTCTGCTGATTTGA